One genomic segment of Desulfarculaceae bacterium includes these proteins:
- the ilvC gene encoding ketol-acid reductoisomerase, translating to MSVNIFYESDTNPKLLADKRICVLGYGSQGRAHARNLADSGLNVVVGLREGSWSWDVVKGDGLEPAEVSEAVKGADIICFLLPDPVQPTVYEEYVAPNMKKDATLLFAHGFNLHFGQITPPADNDVIMAAPKGPGKLVRDLYEQGQGVPCLVAVAQDASGSAMQTALAYAWGIGGARAGVIETSFAEETETDLFGEQAVLCGGLASLMKAGFETLVEAGYAPEMAYFECIHETKLIIDLIYQGGLKKMRRFISDTAKYGDITRGPRVVPEEAKAEMKKILGEIQDGTFAREWILENQCNRPRYNALLRKDEGHQMEEVGAKLRGMMKWLA from the coding sequence ATGAGCGTTAACATCTTCTACGAGAGCGACACCAACCCCAAGCTGCTGGCCGACAAACGCATCTGCGTGCTGGGCTACGGCAGCCAGGGCCGCGCCCACGCCCGCAACCTGGCCGACAGCGGCCTCAACGTGGTGGTGGGCCTGCGCGAGGGCTCCTGGTCCTGGGACGTGGTCAAGGGCGACGGCCTGGAGCCCGCCGAGGTTTCCGAGGCGGTCAAGGGCGCGGACATCATCTGCTTCCTGCTGCCCGATCCGGTGCAGCCCACGGTGTACGAGGAGTACGTGGCCCCCAACATGAAAAAGGACGCCACCCTGCTCTTCGCCCACGGCTTCAACCTGCACTTCGGCCAGATCACCCCGCCGGCGGACAACGACGTGATCATGGCCGCGCCCAAGGGCCCGGGCAAGCTGGTGCGCGACCTTTATGAGCAGGGCCAGGGCGTGCCCTGCCTGGTGGCCGTGGCCCAGGACGCCTCGGGCTCGGCCATGCAGACCGCGCTGGCCTATGCCTGGGGCATCGGCGGCGCGCGCGCCGGGGTCATCGAGACCAGCTTCGCCGAGGAGACCGAGACCGACCTGTTCGGCGAGCAGGCTGTGCTCTGCGGCGGCCTGGCCTCGCTGATGAAGGCCGGCTTCGAGACCCTGGTGGAGGCGGGCTACGCCCCGGAGATGGCCTACTTCGAGTGCATCCACGAGACCAAGCTGATCATCGACCTGATCTACCAGGGCGGCCTCAAGAAGATGCGCCGCTTCATCTCCGACACCGCCAAGTACGGCGACATCACCCGCGGCCCCCGCGTGGTGCCCGAAGAGGCCAAGGCCGAGATGAAAAAGATCCTGGGCGAGATCCAGGACGGCACCTTCGCCCGGGAGTGGATCCTGGAGAACCAATGCAACCGCCCCCGCTACAACGCCCTGCTGCGCAAGGACGAAGGCCACCAGATGGAAGAAGTCGGCGCAAAATTGCGCGGCATGATGAAGTGGTTGGCCTAG
- the leuC gene encoding 3-isopropylmalate dehydratase large subunit translates to MPTLLDKIWDNHLVRRESGRPDLIYIDRHLVHEVTSPQAFAALRRDGRKVRRPDLTYAVCDHVIPTDSTARPLADEIAENQLASLEANTKEFGVPYFGWGQENNGVIHVTMPELGLVLPGNTVVAGDSHTATHGAFGALAFGIGTSEVEHVLATQTLPQSKPPCLALRAVGALPAGCGAKDLILYFIGFLGAAGATGYAIEYLGEAVSGLSMEGRMTLCNMSIEAGARSGMVAPDETTFAWLKGRPYAPKGEDWDQAVAYWKTLPSDPGAKYQREESVDLAGMEPMVTWGTNPGQVAGVNQPVPDPASFPGEAAKAASEAQAYQGLKPGDKLSEVGVDYVFIGSCTNGRLEDLREAAAIAKGKKVADNVTALVVPGSMRVKAEAEAEGLDKIFSEAGFQWRQPGCSMCLAMNPDVLPAGKRCASTSNRNFKDRQGHGGRTHLVGPATAAASALKGRLSDPREFM, encoded by the coding sequence GTGCCCACGCTGCTTGACAAAATCTGGGACAATCACCTGGTGCGCCGCGAGAGCGGCCGGCCGGACCTGATCTACATCGACCGCCACCTGGTGCACGAGGTCACCTCGCCCCAGGCCTTCGCCGCCCTTCGGCGCGACGGCCGCAAGGTGCGGCGGCCCGACCTGACCTACGCGGTGTGCGACCACGTGATCCCCACCGACTCCACGGCCCGGCCCCTGGCCGACGAGATCGCCGAGAACCAGCTCGCCTCCCTGGAAGCCAACACCAAGGAGTTCGGGGTGCCCTACTTCGGCTGGGGCCAGGAGAACAACGGCGTGATCCACGTGACCATGCCCGAGCTGGGCCTGGTACTGCCGGGCAACACCGTGGTGGCCGGCGACAGCCACACCGCCACCCACGGCGCCTTCGGGGCCCTGGCCTTCGGCATCGGCACCAGCGAGGTGGAGCACGTGTTGGCCACCCAGACCCTGCCCCAAAGCAAGCCGCCCTGCCTGGCCCTTAGGGCCGTGGGCGCGCTGCCCGCCGGGTGCGGCGCCAAGGATCTGATCCTGTACTTCATCGGCTTCTTGGGCGCGGCCGGGGCCACCGGCTACGCCATCGAATACCTGGGCGAGGCGGTGAGTGGCCTGTCCATGGAAGGCCGCATGACCCTGTGCAACATGTCCATCGAGGCGGGGGCGCGCTCGGGCATGGTGGCCCCGGACGAGACCACCTTCGCCTGGCTGAAAGGCCGCCCCTACGCCCCCAAGGGCGAGGACTGGGACCAGGCCGTGGCCTATTGGAAGACCCTGCCCTCCGACCCCGGCGCCAAGTATCAGCGCGAGGAGAGCGTGGACCTCGCGGGCATGGAGCCCATGGTCACCTGGGGCACCAACCCGGGCCAGGTGGCGGGGGTGAACCAGCCGGTGCCCGACCCGGCCTCCTTCCCCGGTGAGGCGGCCAAGGCGGCCAGCGAGGCCCAGGCCTACCAGGGCCTGAAGCCCGGCGACAAGCTGAGCGAGGTGGGCGTCGACTACGTGTTCATCGGCTCCTGCACCAACGGCCGCTTGGAAGACCTGCGCGAGGCGGCGGCCATCGCCAAGGGCAAGAAGGTGGCCGACAACGTCACCGCCCTGGTGGTGCCGGGCTCCATGCGGGTCAAGGCCGAGGCCGAGGCCGAGGGCCTGGACAAGATATTCAGCGAGGCGGGCTTCCAGTGGAGGCAGCCCGGTTGCTCCATGTGCCTGGCCATGAACCCGGACGTGCTGCCCGCGGGCAAGCGCTGCGCCTCCACCAGCAACCGCAACTTCAAGGACCGCCAGGGACACGGCGGCCGCACCCACCTGGTGGGCCCGGCCACCGCCGCGGCCAGCGCCCTTAAGGGCCGCCTGAGCGATCCGAGGGAATTTATGTAG
- the leuD gene encoding 3-isopropylmalate dehydratase small subunit, which translates to MQKFNKFTGVVVPLDMAHVDTDQLVPKQFLKRTEREGFGEVLMYHHRFDDAGNEVQEFVMNRPHYREATILLARENFGSGSSREHAPWALQDYGFRVLIAPSFADIFKNNCYKIGLLPIELETALVDDLFKRVEATQGYAITVDLKEQTLSGPGDFACIFPVDPFRKQCLLEGLDDIGLTLTHEQAIVDYEKEHAAPWQAAVSGGQQ; encoded by the coding sequence ATGCAGAAATTCAACAAGTTCACCGGCGTGGTGGTTCCCCTGGACATGGCCCACGTGGACACGGACCAGCTGGTTCCCAAGCAGTTTTTGAAGCGCACCGAGCGGGAGGGTTTCGGCGAGGTGCTGATGTACCATCATCGTTTCGACGATGCGGGCAACGAGGTGCAGGAATTCGTGATGAACCGGCCGCACTACCGGGAGGCGACGATCCTCTTGGCGCGGGAGAACTTCGGCTCCGGCTCCAGCCGGGAGCACGCGCCCTGGGCCTTGCAGGACTACGGCTTCCGGGTTCTTATTGCGCCCAGCTTCGCGGACATCTTCAAGAACAACTGCTACAAGATCGGCCTTTTGCCCATCGAGCTGGAGACGGCCTTGGTGGACGACCTGTTCAAGCGGGTGGAGGCCACCCAGGGCTACGCCATCACCGTGGACCTGAAGGAGCAGACCCTGAGCGGTCCGGGCGACTTCGCCTGCATCTTCCCGGTGGACCCCTTCCGCAAGCAGTGCCTGCTGGAGGGCCTGGACGACATCGGCCTTACGCTCACCCATGAGCAGGCCATCGTGGATTACGAGAAAGAGCACGCGGCGCCCTGGCAGGCGGCGGTGAGCGGAGGACAGCAATGA
- a CDS encoding isocitrate/isopropylmalate dehydrogenase family protein: MSKQRIAVIGGDGVGPEVVEAQLAVLDAVGAPFEYTQFDAGDDCLEKTGKALPEETLAGAKASDAVIFGAVGNSAAQVILRLRQELGAWANLRPSKAYEGVDCLRPETDMMIVRENSEGLYIGEEGERGPGVATALRVISDKASYRIARYAFEFAQTAGYEKVTAVHKANVLKKTDTVFLEACRRAAGEFPGVKYEEALVDSVAMRMILKPSDFQVMVTTNLFGDILSDLAAGLIGGLGMCPSANLGDGPALFEPVHGSAPDIAGQGKANPTAAILCGAMLLRHLGHGDKADRVEAALAACLAAGETTDDLGGSLSTMGMAEAVIARLGA; this comes from the coding sequence ATGAGCAAGCAGCGGATCGCGGTCATCGGCGGCGACGGGGTAGGCCCCGAAGTGGTGGAGGCCCAGCTGGCGGTTTTGGACGCGGTGGGCGCGCCCTTTGAGTACACCCAGTTCGACGCGGGCGACGACTGCCTGGAGAAAACCGGCAAGGCCCTGCCCGAGGAGACCCTGGCCGGGGCCAAGGCCTCGGACGCGGTGATCTTCGGCGCGGTGGGCAACAGCGCGGCCCAGGTCATTCTCAGGCTGCGCCAGGAGCTGGGCGCCTGGGCCAACCTCAGGCCCTCCAAGGCCTATGAGGGCGTGGATTGCCTCCGGCCCGAGACCGACATGATGATCGTGCGCGAGAACAGCGAAGGGCTCTACATCGGCGAGGAGGGCGAGCGCGGCCCGGGCGTGGCCACCGCCCTCCGGGTGATCAGCGACAAGGCCTCCTACCGCATCGCGCGCTACGCCTTCGAGTTCGCCCAGACGGCGGGCTATGAGAAGGTGACCGCGGTGCACAAGGCCAACGTGCTCAAGAAGACCGACACCGTGTTTCTGGAGGCCTGCCGCCGGGCGGCGGGGGAGTTCCCGGGCGTCAAGTACGAGGAGGCCCTGGTGGACTCGGTGGCCATGCGCATGATCCTCAAGCCCAGCGACTTCCAGGTGATGGTGACCACCAACCTCTTCGGCGACATCCTCTCCGACCTGGCCGCCGGGCTCATCGGGGGCTTGGGCATGTGCCCCAGCGCCAACCTGGGCGACGGCCCGGCCCTGTTCGAGCCGGTGCACGGCTCCGCGCCGGATATCGCGGGCCAGGGCAAGGCCAACCCCACCGCCGCCATCCTCTGCGGGGCCATGCTGCTGCGGCACCTGGGCCACGGCGATAAGGCCGATCGGGTCGAGGCGGCCCTGGCCGCCTGCCTGGCCGCCGGCGAAACCACCGACGACCTGGGCGGCTCCTTGAGCACCATGGGCATGGCCGAGGCGGTCATCGCCCGCCTGGGGGCTTAG
- the budA gene encoding acetolactate decarboxylase translates to MGPRAWLIILLLSLALAAPAAAAQDRDALYQVSLLDALLAGDYTGSVKVGELTNHGDLGLGTFDALDGEMVVGGGVVYRIDMQGKPQPVPPETTTPFAQVTFFDADLTYPVPKGLDYAGLQKWLASRLPSANYIYAVRVTGVFDRVKARSVPRQAKPYPTLAKACEKQAVFEWKNLQGELLGFVSPAYMKGIGAPGWHLHFLGAAKQRGGHLLGVTIREALVEVDLTPRFLLVLPHGKEFMQLDLGQDREKALKKVEQGK, encoded by the coding sequence ATGGGTCCCCGCGCCTGGCTCATCATCCTGCTCCTGTCCTTGGCCCTGGCCGCTCCGGCCGCCGCCGCCCAGGACCGCGACGCCCTGTATCAGGTGTCGCTGTTGGACGCGCTGTTGGCCGGGGACTACACCGGCTCGGTGAAGGTGGGCGAGCTGACCAACCACGGCGACCTGGGCCTGGGCACCTTCGACGCCCTGGACGGCGAGATGGTGGTGGGCGGCGGGGTGGTGTATCGCATCGACATGCAGGGCAAGCCCCAGCCGGTGCCGCCCGAGACCACCACGCCCTTTGCCCAGGTGACCTTCTTCGACGCCGATCTGACCTATCCCGTGCCCAAGGGCCTGGACTACGCGGGGCTCCAGAAGTGGCTGGCCTCGCGCCTGCCCAGCGCGAACTACATCTACGCGGTGCGCGTCACCGGGGTCTTCGACCGGGTCAAGGCCCGTTCGGTGCCCCGGCAGGCCAAGCCTTACCCCACCCTGGCCAAGGCCTGCGAGAAGCAGGCGGTGTTTGAGTGGAAGAACCTGCAAGGCGAGCTGCTGGGCTTCGTCTCCCCGGCCTACATGAAGGGCATCGGCGCGCCGGGCTGGCATTTGCACTTTTTGGGCGCGGCCAAGCAGCGCGGCGGCCACCTGTTGGGCGTGACCATCCGCGAGGCGCTGGTGGAGGTGGACCTGACTCCGCGCTTTTTGCTGGTGCTGCCCCATGGCAAGGAGTTCATGCAGCTGGACCTGGGCCAGGACCGGGAAAAGGCCCTGAAGAAGGTGGAGCAGGGCAAGTAG
- a CDS encoding AEC family transporter, which produces MSQIVDNVLPVFVLIALGKALALKGWAPPAFFSASDRLNYFVFFPALLFWKIGAVGSELVLPLGLVGAVLAAVAATWALSLLYCRLAKVSPYRAGTFSQVSYRFNTYIGMAVVLSAFGEEGIGLFGVIISVAIPFINLLAVSTLVWYSQAEFSGAQKAKLVLKAILVNPLILACLAGIAWAHSGLKFPVFLDRSFALSVALSLPLALLSIGNSLALAKLRGRTALSFVSSLLKLAVLPLIGWAFLSLLGVHGMGLAVALVFLALPTATSAYILSTQMNSDADLAGAAIVLSTLLSFISLSVVLMLFA; this is translated from the coding sequence TTGTCGCAAATCGTGGACAATGTGCTGCCGGTGTTCGTGCTCATCGCCCTGGGCAAGGCCCTGGCCCTCAAGGGCTGGGCGCCCCCGGCCTTTTTCAGCGCCTCGGACCGGCTCAACTACTTCGTGTTCTTCCCGGCCCTGTTGTTCTGGAAGATCGGCGCGGTGGGCAGCGAGCTGGTCTTGCCCCTGGGCTTGGTGGGCGCGGTCTTGGCCGCGGTGGCCGCCACCTGGGCCTTGAGCCTGCTCTACTGCCGCCTGGCCAAGGTGAGCCCCTACCGGGCCGGCACCTTCAGCCAGGTCTCCTACCGCTTCAACACCTACATCGGCATGGCCGTGGTGCTCTCGGCCTTCGGCGAGGAGGGCATCGGCCTGTTCGGGGTGATCATCTCGGTGGCCATCCCCTTTATCAACCTGCTGGCGGTGAGCACTCTGGTCTGGTATTCCCAGGCCGAGTTCAGCGGGGCCCAGAAGGCCAAGCTGGTATTGAAGGCCATCCTGGTCAACCCCCTGATCCTGGCCTGTTTGGCGGGCATCGCCTGGGCCCACTCGGGCCTCAAGTTCCCGGTGTTCCTGGACCGCTCCTTCGCCTTGTCCGTTGCGCTCAGTCTGCCCCTGGCCCTATTGTCCATCGGCAACTCCCTGGCCCTGGCCAAGCTCAGGGGGCGCACCGCCCTGAGCTTCGTGTCCAGCCTGCTCAAGCTGGCCGTGCTGCCCCTCATAGGCTGGGCCTTCCTGAGCCTGCTGGGGGTCCACGGCATGGGCCTGGCCGTGGCCCTGGTGTTCCTGGCCCTGCCCACGGCCACCAGCGCCTACATCCTCTCCACCCAGATGAACTCCGACGCGGACCTGGCCGGCGCGGCTATAGTACTCTCCACGCTGCTCAGCTTCATATCGCTATCCGTCGTCCTGATGCTGTTCGCCTGA
- a CDS encoding GNAT family N-acetyltransferase, which yields MAWADHYRSRLMTAEEALERLRSGSGVLIGSGCGEPRHLVSELARLAGRFRDLQVIQAISVPSGAAGPDPFADAEGFTLLRFFVATGARQAVSEGAADYVPLYLSDLPELITSGRLGVDAVLVQVSPPDEHGWCSLGVAVDVLGEAVEQARLVIAQVNPAMPRTLGDSFVPVSRLDCIVEQEEPILSFNQPAPGEVAKKAARQVARLIPDGATVHMGLGTMAQAVLAELGDRKNLGVHTDALTEAYLPLIESGVITGAGKTLYPRKVVASFCLGGEKLLRFVDNNPQVMMLPTREVNDPAVIAANHRMISVHEVLEVDLTGQVCSADRGGRVYAGVGGLVDFMRGASASPGGLGVVILPSLAPDGSSRIVPRLSAGAGVAVTRAGVRSVATEYGAVYVHGLSLKERAVALIDIAHPNHRDALLTAARQEGLISDRQILAPLFTGVYPEHYEQAAELKDGSHVFIRPVKPTDERMVQEFFYSMSDREVYYRFLHATKAFPKKDMQKMVNIDYHREMSLLALTGDFGSERMVGVARYVLGDEGSPEVDFAVAGEMQGKGLGRALMSAVINVARDRGHKVVSAYVMPENIASLSILKTMGYAVSGLVSQGVIELHLHLDQPVKEPQVKMKYDERFRVDDKEEPLSRI from the coding sequence ATGGCCTGGGCCGACCATTACCGCTCCCGTTTGATGACGGCGGAAGAAGCCCTGGAGCGCCTGCGCTCGGGCAGCGGAGTGCTCATCGGCTCGGGCTGCGGCGAGCCCCGCCATCTGGTGAGCGAGCTGGCCCGCCTGGCGGGCCGCTTCCGCGACTTGCAGGTCATCCAGGCCATCAGCGTGCCCTCGGGCGCGGCCGGGCCCGATCCCTTTGCCGACGCCGAGGGCTTCACCCTGCTGCGCTTCTTCGTGGCCACCGGGGCCCGCCAGGCGGTTAGCGAGGGCGCGGCCGACTACGTGCCCCTGTATCTCTCCGATCTGCCCGAGCTGATCACCTCGGGCCGCTTGGGGGTGGACGCGGTCTTGGTGCAGGTGAGCCCGCCGGATGAGCATGGCTGGTGCTCCTTGGGGGTGGCGGTGGATGTCTTGGGCGAGGCGGTGGAGCAGGCGCGCCTGGTCATCGCCCAGGTGAACCCGGCCATGCCCCGCACCCTGGGCGACAGTTTCGTGCCGGTCAGCCGCCTGGATTGCATCGTGGAGCAGGAGGAGCCCATCCTGAGCTTCAATCAGCCCGCGCCGGGCGAGGTGGCCAAGAAGGCCGCCCGCCAGGTGGCCCGGCTGATCCCGGACGGGGCCACGGTGCACATGGGCCTGGGCACCATGGCCCAGGCGGTTCTGGCCGAGCTGGGCGACCGCAAGAACCTGGGGGTGCACACCGACGCCCTCACCGAGGCCTATCTGCCGCTCATCGAAAGCGGGGTGATCACCGGGGCGGGCAAGACGCTCTATCCCCGCAAGGTGGTGGCCTCTTTCTGCCTGGGCGGGGAGAAGCTTTTGCGCTTCGTGGACAACAACCCCCAGGTGATGATGCTGCCCACCCGCGAGGTCAACGACCCGGCGGTGATCGCGGCCAACCACCGCATGATCTCGGTGCACGAGGTGTTGGAGGTGGACCTGACCGGCCAGGTCTGCTCGGCCGACCGGGGCGGGCGGGTCTATGCCGGGGTGGGCGGCCTGGTGGATTTCATGCGCGGGGCCTCGGCCAGCCCCGGCGGCCTGGGGGTGGTCATCCTGCCCTCCCTGGCCCCGGACGGCTCCAGCCGCATCGTGCCCCGCCTCAGCGCCGGGGCCGGGGTGGCGGTGACCCGCGCCGGGGTGCGCTCGGTGGCCACCGAGTACGGCGCGGTGTACGTGCACGGGTTGTCGCTAAAAGAACGGGCGGTGGCCCTGATCGACATCGCCCACCCCAACCACCGCGACGCGCTACTCACCGCCGCGCGCCAGGAGGGGCTGATCAGCGATCGCCAGATCCTGGCCCCGCTGTTCACCGGGGTCTACCCCGAGCACTACGAGCAAGCCGCCGAGCTCAAGGACGGCAGCCACGTGTTCATCCGGCCGGTGAAGCCCACCGACGAGCGCATGGTGCAGGAGTTCTTCTACTCCATGAGCGACCGCGAGGTGTATTACCGTTTTTTGCACGCCACCAAGGCCTTCCCCAAGAAGGACATGCAGAAGATGGTCAACATCGACTATCACCGCGAGATGTCCCTGTTGGCCCTCACCGGGGATTTCGGCTCCGAGCGCATGGTGGGGGTGGCCCGCTACGTGTTGGGCGACGAGGGAAGCCCCGAGGTGGACTTCGCGGTGGCTGGCGAGATGCAGGGCAAGGGCCTGGGCCGCGCCCTGATGAGCGCGGTGATCAATGTGGCCAGGGACCGGGGACACAAGGTGGTGAGCGCCTACGTGATGCCCGAGAACATCGCCAGCCTGAGCATTCTCAAGACCATGGGCTACGCGGTGAGCGGCCTGGTGAGCCAGGGGGTCATCGAGCTGCATCTGCACCTGGACCAGCCGGTCAAGGAGCCCCAGGTCAAGATGAAATACGACGAGCGCTTCCGGGTGGACGACAAAGAGGAGCCGCTCAGCCGTATCTGA
- a CDS encoding LytTR family transcriptional regulator produces the protein MAALATFPPPLRGLWHLPLAYLRRPLGNFCAHPAHRRLLYYQLGFFFLMAVLAGKALLRHHAFMFDHLTFYFTYALHLSLTYLAGVILAEVALRLLLPRWSAYDQRTVARQWMVWGLGFLLGFLLHRLLMVHLVPFYAPDLVAFLRQAPHLRPSLLNMLLFCGAAWTVATFAVIRSALAWQKVLRQRAAAARTAPQPTAAVAQTAEAPAPPAAISISHDGRQSRISLARITHVTVEDHYCRIHYLGGEGPKNLFACMTLKSLTEQLPERDFVQIHRSHLVNLRHVSGLERSEGQYLAVLPVAGAALPVSRRRRTALRERLAEGKPDK, from the coding sequence ATGGCCGCCCTGGCAACATTCCCACCCCCCCTCCGGGGCCTCTGGCATCTGCCGCTGGCCTATTTGCGGCGGCCCCTGGGCAACTTCTGCGCCCATCCCGCCCACCGGAGGCTCCTGTACTATCAGCTCGGCTTCTTCTTCCTCATGGCGGTGCTGGCCGGCAAGGCCCTGCTGCGCCACCACGCCTTCATGTTCGACCACCTGACCTTCTACTTCACCTACGCCCTGCACCTGTCCCTGACCTACCTCGCCGGGGTCATCCTGGCCGAGGTGGCGCTGCGCCTGCTCCTGCCCCGCTGGAGCGCCTACGACCAGCGCACCGTGGCCCGCCAGTGGATGGTCTGGGGGCTGGGTTTTTTGCTGGGCTTCTTGCTGCACCGCCTGCTCATGGTCCACCTGGTGCCCTTTTACGCTCCCGACCTGGTGGCCTTCCTGCGCCAAGCCCCCCACCTGCGGCCCAGCCTGCTGAACATGCTCCTGTTCTGCGGCGCGGCCTGGACCGTGGCCACCTTCGCGGTGATCCGCAGCGCCCTGGCCTGGCAAAAGGTGCTGCGCCAACGGGCCGCCGCCGCCCGCACCGCGCCCCAGCCCACGGCCGCCGTGGCCCAGACCGCCGAGGCCCCGGCCCCCCCGGCGGCGATCAGCATCAGCCACGACGGCCGCCAGAGCCGTATCTCCCTGGCCCGCATCACCCATGTCACGGTGGAGGACCACTACTGCCGCATCCACTACCTGGGCGGCGAGGGCCCCAAGAACCTCTTCGCCTGCATGACCCTCAAGAGCCTCACCGAGCAGCTGCCGGAGCGTGATTTCGTGCAGATCCACCGCTCCCACCTGGTCAACCTCAGGCACGTGAGCGGCCTGGAGCGCAGCGAGGGGCAGTACCTGGCCGTGCTGCCCGTGGCCGGGGCGGCATTGCCCGTCAGCCGCCGCCGCCGGACCGCGCTGCGGGAGCGCCTGGCCGAAGGCAAGCCGGACAAGTAA
- a CDS encoding LytTR family transcriptional regulator, with amino-acid sequence MAAQVFPPESWQTLLRLPRAFLRRPLASFVASPTNRQLLYYKLGLFFLLAVMAGAALTWQRDFLTAHLAFYCTYTVHLAVNYFIGILLAAWAFKRFLPDWSAYERRTVARQWVMWGAGFVVGYLLHRLVASHLIVYYAPWLVEFLRTHPEASPSQIEIFAFFGTAWLLASLAVLQTALKLQKRAAPQAGQAPAQPAPPAAITISHDGRQTRIPLERITHVTVEDHYCRIHYLDGAVPKNLFACMSLKSLAEELPPEDFAQIHRSHLVNLRHLGGLSKDGRKYQAELPAAGVELPISRQRWSELQERLAKSKADK; translated from the coding sequence ATGGCGGCGCAAGTGTTTCCACCCGAGTCTTGGCAAACCCTGCTGCGGTTGCCCCGCGCCTTTCTGCGGCGGCCCCTGGCCTCGTTCGTGGCCAGCCCCACCAACCGGCAGCTTCTCTATTACAAGCTGGGCCTGTTCTTTCTGCTGGCGGTGATGGCCGGCGCGGCCCTCACCTGGCAGCGGGACTTCCTCACCGCGCACCTGGCCTTTTACTGCACCTACACCGTGCACCTGGCGGTCAACTACTTCATCGGCATCCTGCTGGCGGCTTGGGCCTTCAAGCGCTTCTTGCCGGACTGGAGCGCCTATGAGCGCCGCACCGTGGCCCGCCAGTGGGTCATGTGGGGGGCGGGCTTTGTGGTGGGGTATTTGCTCCACCGCCTGGTGGCCAGCCACCTGATCGTCTACTACGCCCCCTGGCTGGTGGAGTTTCTGCGCACCCACCCGGAGGCCAGCCCCAGCCAAATAGAAATATTCGCCTTTTTCGGTACGGCCTGGCTGCTGGCCAGCTTGGCGGTGTTGCAGACCGCCCTGAAGCTGCAAAAGCGCGCCGCGCCCCAGGCCGGCCAGGCTCCGGCCCAGCCGGCCCCCCCGGCGGCGATCACCATCAGCCACGACGGCCGCCAGACCCGCATCCCCCTGGAGCGCATCACCCACGTGACCGTGGAAGACCACTACTGCCGCATCCACTACCTGGACGGCGCGGTCCCCAAGAACCTCTTTGCCTGCATGTCCCTGAAAAGCCTGGCCGAAGAGCTGCCGCCCGAGGATTTCGCCCAGATCCACCGCTCCCACCTGGTCAACCTGCGCCACCTGGGCGGGCTGAGCAAGGACGGGCGCAAGTACCAGGCCGAGCTGCCCGCCGCGGGGGTGGAGCTGCCCATCAGCCGCCAGCGCTGGAGCGAGCTACAGGAGCGCCTGGCCAAGAGCAAGGCGGACAAGTAG
- a CDS encoding class I SAM-dependent methyltransferase encodes MIEDKASHTAERMALHRAAHQLLDHPPVLEDPLALAMLGRDKAAALIAKPSLAESSPASRFLRAFAAARSRLAEDQLAAGLEHGVGQYVILGAGLDTFAYRNPHPPEALRVFEVDHPATQAWKRERLAQAGIAAPPELSYAPVDFHEQTLASGLEAAGFDPGVPSLFAWLGVTPYLTLEAIKATLGYIAACPPGSGVVLDYPQSPEVLDMRGRLAYKALAGFSAAAGEPWLTNFAPAEMTALLDELGFSLVKDLGKEQINERYFAGRSDGLMVGDLYHLATAWV; translated from the coding sequence ATGATCGAGGATAAAGCCAGCCATACCGCCGAGCGCATGGCTCTGCACCGCGCGGCCCATCAGCTCCTGGACCACCCCCCGGTGTTGGAAGACCCCCTGGCCTTGGCCATGCTGGGGCGGGACAAGGCCGCCGCCCTCATCGCCAAGCCCTCCCTGGCCGAGTCTTCGCCGGCCTCGCGCTTTTTGCGGGCCTTCGCCGCCGCTCGCAGCCGCCTGGCCGAGGACCAGCTGGCCGCCGGCCTGGAGCACGGGGTGGGGCAGTACGTGATCCTGGGGGCGGGCCTGGACACCTTCGCCTATCGCAACCCCCACCCGCCCGAGGCGCTAAGGGTCTTCGAGGTGGATCACCCGGCCACCCAGGCCTGGAAACGGGAGCGCCTGGCCCAGGCGGGCATCGCCGCGCCGCCGGAACTCAGCTACGCGCCGGTGGACTTCCATGAGCAAACCCTGGCCTCGGGCCTGGAAGCGGCGGGCTTCGACCCCGGGGTGCCGTCCTTGTTCGCCTGGCTGGGGGTCACGCCCTACCTCACCCTGGAGGCGATCAAGGCCACCCTGGGCTACATTGCCGCCTGCCCCCCGGGCTCCGGGGTGGTCCTGGACTATCCTCAGTCGCCCGAGGTCCTGGACATGCGGGGCCGCCTGGCCTACAAGGCCCTGGCCGGGTTCTCGGCCGCGGCCGGGGAGCCCTGGCTGACCAACTTCGCGCCCGCCGAGATGACCGCCCTGCTGGACGAGCTGGGCTTCAGCCTGGTGAAGGACCTGGGCAAAGAGCAGATCAACGAGCGCTACTTCGCGGGCCGCTCCGACGGCCTCATGGTGGGCGACCTCTACCACCTGGCCACCGCCTGGGTCTGA